Below is a genomic region from Gemmatimonadota bacterium.
AGCGGAATCCGGTGAAGCGCACACAACCGGCCACGCAAGAACCGGGCCGATGCGAGCAACGCTAGCGGATGAGGACCAGGCGACGCGTCTCCGTCGCATCTCCCTGCGTAATGCGGGCAAAGTAGATCCCGGGCGGCACATCCACTCCGAGATCGTCGGTGCCATCCCAGGACCGAAGATGGTCCCCGGGGGCCAGATCACCGGCCATCAGGGTCCGCACCCTCTGCCCGAGAATGTTGTACACGCCGAGATCCACGACTACGGGAGTGGCAATGCTGAAGTGGATGCTCGTTCGGGGTGTGAAGGGATTGGGAACCGCCGGACCCAGAACAAGCGGGACACTCTCCTTGAGTGCGGGCGCGGCTTCCAGCACGAGAGCCCGGCGAGATTCCCCGAAAGGAGTCAGTGGATTCGGGCCGCCAAAAGCCCCGGCCTGCTCCGGTACACTGGTGGAATGTCCGGTCTCCTGCGGGAGATACCATGCCGGAGAGGAGTCCATAACGCGAAGAGGATCCGCACCCTCCTGATCGAAGCGCGCATCTCTTTGTCGGCCGACATCGAGAAGTGTACTCACGGTGTCCTGCCGGGAATCGACCGCAGCGCCGTCCAGACAATACGCAAAGACATTGCCCTCCCCGAAGTCGACACCGCGTGCGCCGTCGAGGAGATGCACGCCGATTGAGGCCCCGGCCGGACTGCCCGGCGCGGAGAACAGGGACGCGGCGATGGTCGCCTCTCCGGCAAGGCCGATGGCCACCGCTTCGCCCCCGTTCTCGTGGAGCGTACAGCGCTCCACAGTCAGCGTTCCCTGCCGGAGCAGGATTGTCGGGCCTTCGGGGCCGTTTCGGAAGAAGGCGCAGTTCCGGAGGAGATTCTCCGAACCCATGAGGTCGAGAACATCAGCGCCGTCCGTGGAAGAGTTGCCCTCGAAGCGGCACCGCACAAACTCGAACCGCCCTCCCGTGGAGCGCGCGACCGCCGCATCCTCCGGCGCAGAGGCATTCCGCAAGGTGACCTGTTCGACATGAAGCACGGCTCCGGGTCCCGCAAGGAAGACCGGCCCCCGTCCACGCGCATCGAGGATGCACACGGCCGCGGCCTCGCCTCGGAGGGTCACCGTCTTATCCATGATCGAGAACGGGAGCGCGCCCCCGTCAGCCGGCACGCGGTACACTCCGCTGGCCAGCACCACGACATCCCCGTCGCCCGCCTCGCGAAGTGCTTCGCCCGGGGTGGCATAGTCGGACGGCACTCGGAGGTCGGCAGCGGTCGCCCCGGAAGGCAGCGCACAAGCGAGAAGCAGCGTGGCAACCACGCGCCGGGGGATTCGTCGCATCACGGATGCACAACGGCCATCACCAGAGACCATGGAGCAGCCTCCTTTCGCGAAGGACAATGAGTCTACGCCTCGCCCCCTGAGATGACAAGGCCCTGCGAACTGATGTACTCTCAGGCACTTGCAGGAGTCTTCGCACTTGCGATGTCACGCGAAGAGACGCTCGGAGGGCGTTGATATGCAGCCAGTAACAGTCCTCTTTCTCCTCCCCGGTCTTCCCGTGGGCGGGGCCGAGCGGCAGATCGCTTCCCTGATCACCGGGATGGATTCGCGCCGGTTCCGACCTCTTGTGGCGTGCCAGCATCGACTGGGTCCCGTCGCCGAGGATCTATCCGCGGCAGGATTCCCCGTCCACCTGCTGTCGTGCGAGCGCAGCCTCGATCCGGCCTTCCTCTTCCGCCTTGCCGGACTGATGCGGCGCGAGCGTGTCCAGCTGGTCCTGTCGCATGGATTCAGCACCGGCGTCGTGGGCCGCATCGCGGGAGTTCTTTCGGGAGTGCCGGCCCGGATTCTCGCCGAGCACTCCACGGGAGAGCGCGACCTCTCCCCGCTCCGGCACCGCCTGAACCGCCTGCTCGCTCCTCTGACGGCTGCGTGGGTCTCGGTGGCGGACGGCCAGCTGGATTACCTGACGCGGGAGAAGCGCATTCCCGTGGACCGCATTCACCGCATCTACAACGGGATCGAGTCCGGTGCGCTCCCCACTCCTGAAGAACGCGCCAGCGCCCGTCAGCTTCTGGGCATTCCCGGCGATGTCCCGGTCGCAGGAGTCATCGCCGTCCTTCGCCCGGAGAAGGACCACCGCACCTTCCTGCTGGCCGCCCGCCTCACACTGGATTCCCTCCCCGAAGCGCAGTTTCTTCTGATCGGTGATGGTCCGGAGCGCACCCATCTGGAGCGGGAGATCGTCGCATTGGGACTGACGGAGTCCGTCCGGATTCTGGGTTTTCGCCAGGATGTCGCTCGCCTGCTCCCGGCCCTGGATGTCTCTGTTCTGTCGTCGACGGATGTCGAGACGCTGCCCATGGCGTTTCTGGAATCGATGGCCGCTGGACTCCCGCTGGTGGCCACGCGCGTCGGGGGACTGCCCGAGCTGATCGACGAGGGATCCAACGGTCTCCTCGTTCCCCCCAGAGATCCCGGTGCGCTGTCAGAGGCGCTCAGCCTCGTACTGAAAGATCCGGCGAAGGCTCGCGCCTGGGGGCAGGAATCCCATCGGCGGGTGACCCGGGACTTCTCACGGCTGGGAATGGTGCGTGCTTATGAGGATCTCTTCGCGGAACTTCTTCAAGCGCGCGGCGTGTCCCTGCCCGAGCGCTCAGTCCGCCTCTCGGGCGAACGCACCCAGTAACCCGGTCTTCCGCTCCACCCACCACAGGATCGGTACGGAGAAGGCCAGGAAGAGAGCGCCCTCCAGTCCTGCGCGGTAGTACTCGTTCCACTGTCCGACCGCGGTACGCGGAACGATCCAACGAAGTGCCGCCACAAGAGCCGCGAAGCAAACGGCCGGTCCGTAGGTCCGCACGACCCATCCGCCTGCAGCCCTTGTCGACCCCATGGCAATCCGCCCGGAGAAGAGCATAACGGCGGTGCAGTACGCGCCCGTTCCGGCGCCCATCGTCATGGCCACTCCCGGAAGCCCCCACCCTCGGCGGACCAGCTCGAATCCCACCAGGTACTCAAACGCAATCGTCGCCAGGCCCATCGGGACGAGCCAGTTCTGGCGGTTCACCGCCATCAGGAAAAACCCGGGGAGGATTGCCAGGCACGAAAAGAGAACGGAGATCGTCAGGAGGCGATAGATCTCGATGCACGGAACGAACCGGGGCAAGAGCCACAGTACCGGCAGATGAAGGACGAGATACGCCAGCCCCAGCACGAACGGAATGCCCAGCCCCAGAAGACGCGTGGGGCGGGTCAGGAGATCCATCAACGCCTGCGGGTCACGGGTCTCCCCGAATCGGCGAAGGAAAATGGGATAGACGACGAAACCGACGGCCTCAGCCGCGTAGCGCACAAGGCTCGCGATGGTGACGGCCAGGCCGTAGATGCCAAGATCTCCCCTGGCAAGCACACTGTCCACCAGCACACGATCGATGTTCCGCAGCCCGACCCGCGTCAGATGAAAGAGGAAAATCGGAAAGCCCGTGACGAGAAGTTCCCGCAGCACCCCTGCACGCAATGCAAGGCGAAAGGCGAAGCCGCTCTTGTGTGCCATCCAGGCGGTGGTGGCGGCTCGGCTGATGGCCCATCCCATCAGAAGCCCCAGCACGCCGAAACTTGGAAGAAGCGCAAGGGAGATCACGAGATTCGCTGCGGCAAAGCCAAACGAGAAGAGGCTGATGACCTGGATTCGACTGTAGGCGCGCAGGAACGCCATGAAGGTGAAGTTCACCTGTTCCAAGACGACAATCAGTCCGAGAACCGCCAACCCCCACCGCTCAACCGGTTCCAGCCCCGGATCCCGTCCAAGGGATACGGAAGCCAGAATCACCCAAAGGATCGACGACGCAAAGACGACGGCACCGAGTCCGGTGGCTCGCGCCCGGGCCGCTCCCGCTTCGTCACTTTGGCCGATTCGGTGCCCGAGCACCTTGTTCATGCCCGGCAAAGCGCCCAGGTGGGTGAACTGGCAGTACTCGCCGAGAATGACGAAGTGCTGCCAGAGGCCGTTTCCCTCCGGGCCGAGGACTTTCGCGACCACGAACCCCTTCACGAGCGTGGCGAACCTCATGAAGTACTGGCTTCCCGCAAAGCCCGTCACATCTTGAAGCACCCGGCCCATGCCACTGCGTCCGTCATCCGACGCCCGTTTGGGATTCATGGGCACCCCGCGCAGTGAGTGGGTGGACACGGGGAGAACGGACGCCCTCCCCGTCCCGTCAGTCGAGTTCGATCCGGATCAGATCCACACCGTTTTGGTCCGCGAAGTCCTGCCACGCACAGTCAAAACCCTCTGCATTTCCCACCGCCAGAAACGAGAACATCGAGGGATCCAGGAGCGCGTTGGCCGCTTCCTGAACAGCGGCCTGATCCACGCGGGCAATCTCCGCAAAGCCCCGTTCGTAGTGGTCGTCGGGCAGGCTGTAGTACTCCAGGTTCATCAGGCGCGACACAATCTTTTTCCCGGAGTCGTAATCAAATGCGCGGGCGTTCAGGATTCCGTCGCGGGCGCGAGCCAGCTCCTCTTCCGTCACGGGAATGGACTGGATCCGCTCGATCTGCTCAAGGATGAGCTTCGTGGCCTCGCAGGTGGTCTCCGTCTTGGAGAGGGCCAGCGCCACCACATACCCGGGGTCGAGCATTCCGAAGTCCAGGAACCCGCCGGCGAAGTACGCCAGGCCTTCATCATTTCGAACCCGATCCACGATGTAGCTGGTGAATCCGCCCGAACCGAGGATGTTCATCATCACCTGTCCGGAGTAGCGCATGGGGTCCGTCTCCATCGGGCCAAGATGCCCGAGGAGAACGGTCGTCTGCGGCACCTCCTTCACCGCAAGCGCCACGCGAGGAGTTCTCTCAGGCACCGGCGGGGTCGCAGGAAACACGACCTCCGGTCCCTTCCAGTCTCCGAAGAGTTGGTTCAGCTTCCGCCGAATGGAGCGCTTCGAAACATCTCCCGCCACCCCGAACGAGACATTCCCGGGCTGGAAGAAGGCCGCATGGAACGCTTGGAGATCCTCCACCGTGAGTGCATCCACCGACTCCCCGGTGGGGGTGCGCGCGCGGGGATGGTCCTCGCCCCAGATGAGCTTGTCGTACTCCCGAAACGCCACCTGGATCGGGTTGTCGTTCTCGCGACGGATATCCTCTTTGATCAGTCCCTTCTCCACGCTCATCTTGGTGTCGTCAAAGCGCGGATGCAGCATCAGATCGGCGAAGATGGCCAGCGCGTCGTCGAGATTCTCGGACAGCACATTGAGTGTGACATTCCCCATCTCGTCACCGATGCCCGATGACAGGCGGGCGGCAAGGAAGTCCAGTTCCTCGTCCATGGTGTCTGCCGGCCAGGCCAGCGAACCACCGGCCCGCATCATGCGCCCGGTGAGATTGGCCACACCCATTCGATCCGCCGGCTCCCAGATGTCTCCGGCCCGGACCACAGCGCGGACGGTCACCAGCGGCACGCGATCCGACTCGTAGTAGAAGACGCGCATGCCGTTCTTCAGTTCAAAGATGTCCGGAGACTTCTTCGACAGCTGGAGTTCCGGTGCCGTCGCCTGAGCCTCCTTCACGGAGTGCGCCCGGGCGTGCGTGTCGGTGGCCAGTGCCCCCGTCACCAGGAGTGGAATCATGGCGGTCAGAATCCGGGTCTTCATGAGTCCCCCCTCAATCCGTCGGGCGGACAAACCGGTCCGCCGGAATGTCGCCGTTGATGTCGTACTGCGTCACGGTCGAAACGGTAAAGTCGGTTCCATCGACTGCCAGGACGATACGATGCGGTCTCAGGATTCCGGACACCTCGCGAAAATCGTCGAAGGACTCCCGAATGGTCGCCGGGTCACCGGTCTGGGGATGCTTGCCTTCATAAGTGATTCGGCTCGGCAGGTTGGAACCGTGGGCAATGGCGACGGTGAACGCTTTGCCGGAGGGCCCCCGCGCCTGAACAAGGCGAAAGTCCTCGCCTTCCTCGGCATCCACCGACTGAAGTGTGAAGTCACCGGCCACTGCTGGATACGCCATCAGGAACATCTCGCGCTCCAGGTCGCTCCGAAGGTCGCGGAGATCTTCCCCCTGGACTTCCTCCACCCCGCCGGGCGAGGTTCTCCACGCGTCGCTCCGGGTGAGGCCTGACTCCATGGCCTGGCCGAATATCTCAAAGGTCGATGCCATCGCGTCCGGAATCTGATAGGCGTTGTTCGCCTTCGCGGGGAGTTCCCCGCCAGGAGTTTGAATGGCGACATCCGCCACGATCTCCACCCGACGAACTCCGCCCAGGCGATCCATCCCCCCGAGCGCGGCCACCGCATCCTCCACCATGGCCAGCCCTGCCGCCTCTCGTTCGGGATCCACCTCTTCGGCAGGCTTCACGAGCGTGGCGACAATCGTGCCGCTTCGACGGAAGGTGCTCCGCGCCGCGCTGCGAACATCGTCCGCGGTGACAGCGGCCACCGCCTCCTGAGCGTCCAGAACGATGCGCCAGTCACCATGAATGGCATTCATGTACCCGAGCGCGATCGCCAGCCGGAAGTTGCTCTCCGTCTCGCGCACAAACTGCGCCCGGATTCGATTCTTCGCCTTGGCCAGTTCCCTGTCGCTGACCGGCTCCCTCTTCAAGCGCTCCAGCTGCTCCCAGACGGCGTCTTCCACCTCCTGAGTGGTATGCGGAGCCAGCGGCTTGCCATCGATGACGAAGAGATTGTCCCAACGATCTCCCGGGGTCTCGTGATCCGCATCAATGGATGCAACCAGTTGAAGCTCCTCTTTCAGCACCTTCTCGAAGCGGGACGAGCGCCCTCCGGAGAGAATCTCCGCGACCACACGGAGCGCCGCATCCTGCGGACTGGGAATATTCGGCTTGTGCCAGCCCATGATCAGTGACGGCTCCGCATCGTACTCCACTTCGATGCGGCGCATCCCCTCCTTGGGCAGATCGAATGTCTCAACCGGTTCCGGGGGATCCTGCGGAGGGATGTCTCCGAAGTAGCTTCGGGCCATGTCATGAACGGCGTCCGGATCCACATCCCCGACAATGGCCAGCGTCAGCCGGTTGGGCGCGTAGTAGACGCGAAACCACTCCTCAGTTTCGGTTCTCGTAAGGCTCTCGATATCCGCCGGGTAGCCGATGATGGGATAGCCGTACCAGTGCGCGTCGAACGCCACGGCCAGGAAGTTCTCGCCCAGTTTGCCGTCCGGCGAAGCATCCGTTCGCATCCGTCGCTCTTCGAGCACATTTTGAACTTCCGTGTAGAACTGACGGAGCACCGGCGCCCGCAACCTCTCCGACTCCAGGAACATCCACAACTCCAGACGATTCGCGGGAAGAGCCTGGATGTACGCGGTCCCGTCGTAACTCGTGAAGGCGTTGAGGTTTCTTCCGCCCGCTTCTTCGTAGAGACCCCACAGTTCATTGTCGACGGCGTATTCCTTTGCCGCCTCCATTTCCCCTGCGCGTTCCTCAAGGAGCTGCGCGATCCGGTTCTCATCCGCATCCCGGCCCTTGG
It encodes:
- a CDS encoding T9SS type A sorting domain-containing protein, whose amino-acid sequence is MRRIPRRVVATLLLACALPSGATAADLRVPSDYATPGEALREAGDGDVVVLASGVYRVPADGGALPFSIMDKTVTLRGEAAAVCILDARGRGPVFLAGPGAVLHVEQVTLRNASAPEDAAVARSTGGRFEFVRCRFEGNSSTDGADVLDLMGSENLLRNCAFFRNGPEGPTILLRQGTLTVERCTLHENGGEAVAIGLAGEATIAASLFSAPGSPAGASIGVHLLDGARGVDFGEGNVFAYCLDGAAVDSRQDTVSTLLDVGRQRDARFDQEGADPLRVMDSSPAWYLPQETGHSTSVPEQAGAFGGPNPLTPFGESRRALVLEAAPALKESVPLVLGPAVPNPFTPRTSIHFSIATPVVVDLGVYNILGQRVRTLMAGDLAPGDHLRSWDGTDDLGVDVPPGIYFARITQGDATETRRLVLIR
- a CDS encoding glycosyltransferase is translated as MQPVTVLFLLPGLPVGGAERQIASLITGMDSRRFRPLVACQHRLGPVAEDLSAAGFPVHLLSCERSLDPAFLFRLAGLMRRERVQLVLSHGFSTGVVGRIAGVLSGVPARILAEHSTGERDLSPLRHRLNRLLAPLTAAWVSVADGQLDYLTREKRIPVDRIHRIYNGIESGALPTPEERASARQLLGIPGDVPVAGVIAVLRPEKDHRTFLLAARLTLDSLPEAQFLLIGDGPERTHLEREIVALGLTESVRILGFRQDVARLLPALDVSVLSSTDVETLPMAFLESMAAGLPLVATRVGGLPELIDEGSNGLLVPPRDPGALSEALSLVLKDPAKARAWGQESHRRVTRDFSRLGMVRAYEDLFAELLQARGVSLPERSVRLSGERTQ
- a CDS encoding oligosaccharide flippase family protein; translated protein: MNPKRASDDGRSGMGRVLQDVTGFAGSQYFMRFATLVKGFVVAKVLGPEGNGLWQHFVILGEYCQFTHLGALPGMNKVLGHRIGQSDEAGAARARATGLGAVVFASSILWVILASVSLGRDPGLEPVERWGLAVLGLIVVLEQVNFTFMAFLRAYSRIQVISLFSFGFAAANLVISLALLPSFGVLGLLMGWAISRAATTAWMAHKSGFAFRLALRAGVLRELLVTGFPIFLFHLTRVGLRNIDRVLVDSVLARGDLGIYGLAVTIASLVRYAAEAVGFVVYPIFLRRFGETRDPQALMDLLTRPTRLLGLGIPFVLGLAYLVLHLPVLWLLPRFVPCIEIYRLLTISVLFSCLAILPGFFLMAVNRQNWLVPMGLATIAFEYLVGFELVRRGWGLPGVAMTMGAGTGAYCTAVMLFSGRIAMGSTRAAGGWVVRTYGPAVCFAALVAALRWIVPRTAVGQWNEYYRAGLEGALFLAFSVPILWWVERKTGLLGAFAREAD
- a CDS encoding pitrilysin family protein; translated protein: MKTRILTAMIPLLVTGALATDTHARAHSVKEAQATAPELQLSKKSPDIFELKNGMRVFYYESDRVPLVTVRAVVRAGDIWEPADRMGVANLTGRMMRAGGSLAWPADTMDEELDFLAARLSSGIGDEMGNVTLNVLSENLDDALAIFADLMLHPRFDDTKMSVEKGLIKEDIRRENDNPIQVAFREYDKLIWGEDHPRARTPTGESVDALTVEDLQAFHAAFFQPGNVSFGVAGDVSKRSIRRKLNQLFGDWKGPEVVFPATPPVPERTPRVALAVKEVPQTTVLLGHLGPMETDPMRYSGQVMMNILGSGGFTSYIVDRVRNDEGLAYFAGGFLDFGMLDPGYVVALALSKTETTCEATKLILEQIERIQSIPVTEEELARARDGILNARAFDYDSGKKIVSRLMNLEYYSLPDDHYERGFAEIARVDQAAVQEAANALLDPSMFSFLAVGNAEGFDCAWQDFADQNGVDLIRIELD
- a CDS encoding pitrilysin family protein gives rise to the protein MNRWMIVSLMVLLSIGMWSGRTIAGDLEEDLARAVHEYQLDNGLTLLVLENHDSPTIGVVTAFSVGAAEERPGINGVTHILEHMLFKGTRDIGTSDWEAEKVHYDRIEELTLEAKRESAKGRDADENRIAQLLEERAGEMEAAKEYAVDNELWGLYEEAGGRNLNAFTSYDGTAYIQALPANRLELWMFLESERLRAPVLRQFYTEVQNVLEERRMRTDASPDGKLGENFLAVAFDAHWYGYPIIGYPADIESLTRTETEEWFRVYYAPNRLTLAIVGDVDPDAVHDMARSYFGDIPPQDPPEPVETFDLPKEGMRRIEVEYDAEPSLIMGWHKPNIPSPQDAALRVVAEILSGGRSSRFEKVLKEELQLVASIDADHETPGDRWDNLFVIDGKPLAPHTTQEVEDAVWEQLERLKREPVSDRELAKAKNRIRAQFVRETESNFRLAIALGYMNAIHGDWRIVLDAQEAVAAVTADDVRSAARSTFRRSGTIVATLVKPAEEVDPEREAAGLAMVEDAVAALGGMDRLGGVRRVEIVADVAIQTPGGELPAKANNAYQIPDAMASTFEIFGQAMESGLTRSDAWRTSPGGVEEVQGEDLRDLRSDLEREMFLMAYPAVAGDFTLQSVDAEEGEDFRLVQARGPSGKAFTVAIAHGSNLPSRITYEGKHPQTGDPATIRESFDDFREVSGILRPHRIVLAVDGTDFTVSTVTQYDINGDIPADRFVRPTD